In Tenacibaculum pacificus, a single window of DNA contains:
- a CDS encoding DUF1853 family protein translates to MDTYYKDLQLQYEGFLKTPFLWNGKGVFDLYQFDINTIKTSIFSTEITKTPRLGKLVERFVSFELQQNSTIKILTENIQIQQEKITLGELDCLLLKDKKPIHLEIIYKFYLYDNSASKIEIERWIGPNKKDSLVQKLTKLKEKQLPLLHSQQCIPYLKNLNLDAEKIAQQLYFKAQLFVPLKDYGKEFPLINNNCIIGFYVTLLELNQFKECKFYIPNKHNWLVQPHTNINWLNFNDFTTNLQQFLSEERAPLCWLKKTNGELIKIFVIWW, encoded by the coding sequence ATGGATACTTATTATAAAGATTTACAATTACAATACGAAGGATTTTTAAAAACACCTTTTCTATGGAATGGAAAAGGTGTTTTTGATTTATATCAATTTGATATAAATACAATTAAAACTAGTATTTTTTCTACTGAAATTACAAAAACACCTCGCTTAGGGAAATTAGTAGAACGTTTTGTTTCTTTTGAACTTCAACAAAATTCAACTATTAAAATACTTACTGAAAACATACAAATTCAACAAGAAAAAATAACACTTGGCGAACTAGATTGTTTACTTCTAAAAGATAAAAAACCGATTCATTTAGAAATTATTTATAAGTTTTATTTATATGATAATTCAGCGAGTAAAATAGAAATTGAACGCTGGATTGGTCCTAATAAAAAAGATTCTTTAGTTCAAAAATTAACAAAACTAAAAGAAAAACAATTACCACTACTCCATTCTCAACAATGTATTCCTTATTTAAAAAATCTAAATTTAGATGCTGAAAAAATAGCACAACAACTCTATTTTAAAGCACAATTATTTGTTCCGTTAAAAGATTATGGAAAAGAATTTCCTTTGATAAATAACAATTGTATTATCGGTTTTTATGTTACTTTACTTGAATTAAATCAATTTAAAGAATGTAAATTTTATATTCCTAATAAACATAATTGGCTAGTACAACCTCACACAAATATTAATTGGTTGAATTTTAATGATTTCACAACAAACCTTCAACAGTTTTTAAGTGAAGAAAGAGCTCCGCTTTGTTGGTTGAAAAAAACAAACGGAGAGCTCATTAAAATTTTTGTAATTTGGTGGTAA
- a CDS encoding EamA family transporter gives MKNAKLLVIGAFFSIYIIWGSTYLFNKIAVTEIPPLFLGSIRFFSAGLIIILVAKLMKLPLKVTRNQLINTGIAGFLFLVYGNGVFVWALKYVNTGFAALLASTQPLFVLFLLRLIDGKRLQQKSIIGALLGLLGMYLLISQKQITASEDSVLGIFMILTCVLTWSYGSVFVSKADLPKNHLVSTGYQMLIGGVLLSIASLVFKETWVSPLNWSYKTQGSMLFLIVFGAVVAFTAFNYLLKNVSPEKVATSAYVNPIIALFLGWSLLNEQLTTQSIVASIVLLTGVYFINSRKRLVKVAPKKGSF, from the coding sequence ATGAAAAATGCTAAACTATTGGTTATCGGAGCTTTTTTTTCGATATACATAATATGGGGTTCAACTTATTTATTTAATAAAATAGCCGTTACCGAAATTCCACCTTTATTTTTAGGTTCAATTCGTTTTTTTAGCGCGGGTTTAATAATTATTTTGGTAGCTAAATTGATGAAGTTACCACTAAAAGTAACTAGAAATCAATTGATAAATACAGGTATAGCAGGTTTTTTATTTTTAGTTTACGGAAATGGTGTTTTTGTATGGGCTTTAAAATATGTAAACACAGGTTTTGCCGCATTATTAGCATCAACCCAACCTTTATTTGTATTGTTTTTATTACGTTTAATAGATGGTAAAAGATTGCAACAAAAATCAATTATAGGAGCTTTATTAGGATTATTAGGTATGTATTTATTAATAAGTCAAAAGCAAATTACAGCATCAGAAGATAGTGTTTTAGGTATTTTTATGATTTTAACCTGTGTGTTAACTTGGAGTTACGGAAGTGTTTTTGTATCAAAGGCAGACTTACCTAAAAATCATTTAGTAAGTACAGGTTATCAGATGTTAATAGGTGGAGTTTTATTATCAATAGCTAGTTTAGTTTTTAAAGAAACTTGGGTTTCTCCTTTAAATTGGTCGTATAAAACTCAAGGTTCAATGTTATTTTTAATTGTTTTCGGAGCAGTTGTAGCTTTTACTGCATTTAATTATTTATTAAAAAATGTTTCTCCAGAAAAAGTAGCAACATCAGCTTATGTAAACCCGATAATAGCCTTATTTTTAGGGTGGAGTTTACTAAATGAACAACTTACAACACAATCAATAGTAGCATCAATTGTATTATTAACAGGTGTTTATTTTATTAATTCAAGAAAAAGATTGGTGAAAGTAGCACCTAAAAAAGGAAGTTTTTAA
- a CDS encoding transketolase, whose translation MPTTQQLQDFTQQVRRDIVRMVHAVSSGHPGGSLGCAEFITCLYQEIMDYSTDFKMDGNKEDLFFLSNGHISPVYYSVLAHSGFFPVAELATFRKLNTRLQGHPTTHDHLPGIRIASGSLGQGMSVAIGAAEAKKLNGDDKIVYTLHGDGELQEGQNWEAAMYASGKKVDNLISTIDVNEKQIDGTTDQVLAMGSLKAKFEAFGWDVLEIREGNNVEAILSGMADAKSRTGKGKPVCVLLYTEMGNGIDFMMNTHAWHGKAPNDEQLAKSLAQNPETLGDY comes from the coding sequence ATGCCAACAACACAACAACTTCAAGATTTTACACAACAGGTTCGTAGAGACATCGTTCGAATGGTACACGCAGTAAGTTCAGGACACCCAGGTGGTTCATTAGGATGTGCAGAATTTATAACATGTTTGTATCAAGAAATCATGGATTATTCTACTGATTTTAAGATGGATGGTAATAAAGAAGATTTATTCTTTTTATCAAATGGGCATATATCGCCAGTTTACTATAGTGTTTTAGCACATAGTGGTTTTTTTCCAGTAGCAGAATTAGCTACTTTTAGAAAATTAAACACACGTTTACAAGGACATCCAACAACTCATGACCATTTACCAGGTATCCGTATTGCTTCGGGTTCTTTAGGACAAGGTATGAGTGTTGCTATTGGGGCAGCAGAAGCTAAGAAGTTAAACGGAGATGATAAAATTGTATACACATTACATGGTGATGGTGAATTACAAGAAGGTCAGAACTGGGAAGCAGCAATGTATGCATCAGGAAAAAAAGTTGATAATTTAATTTCAACTATTGATGTAAACGAAAAGCAAATTGACGGTACAACAGACCAAGTATTAGCAATGGGAAGCTTAAAAGCTAAATTTGAAGCTTTTGGTTGGGATGTATTAGAAATAAGAGAAGGAAACAATGTCGAAGCTATTTTAAGCGGAATGGCAGATGCAAAATCTCGTACAGGTAAAGGAAAACCAGTTTGTGTATTATTATATACAGAAATGGGGAACGGAATTGACTTTATGATGAATACACACGCTTGGCATGGTAAAGCACCTAATGATGAGCAATTAGCAAAATCATTAGCTCAAAACCCTGAAACATTAGGAGATTACTAA
- a CDS encoding asparagine synthetase B, with translation MSNENQKNHLKAYGIVYYALENGLKAKWLLNYDGGAFLLENNNSLEKECKIRGVSYQIISDAKSQIILQEISSPSKNQEAVTLEKAPKVAVYSPKGKMPWDDAVTMVLTYAEIPFDVIYDEEVLNDKLLLYEWLHLHHEDFTGQYGRFYGAFRTAPWYIQQKKDAEALATKLGYAKVSEEKSAVAKKIRDYVIGGGFMFAMCSATDSFDIALACQGVDICEVMFDGDASEPNYQSKVDFNKTFAFKDFELIRNPTTYEFSSIDMTRKRKIKKELDYFTLKEFSAKWDQVPTMLTQNHTQLVKAFMGQTTSFDANTVKSTVMVLGENPTNGEAKYIHGTKGKGMFTFYGGHDPEDYQHRIGDPKTELDLHPTSPGYRLILNNVLFPAAKKKKKKT, from the coding sequence ATGAGTAACGAAAATCAAAAAAATCATTTAAAAGCCTACGGAATTGTTTATTATGCCTTAGAAAATGGCTTAAAAGCAAAGTGGTTATTAAATTATGATGGCGGTGCTTTTTTATTAGAAAATAATAATTCACTAGAAAAAGAATGTAAAATTAGAGGAGTTTCGTATCAAATTATTTCAGATGCTAAATCTCAAATTATTTTACAAGAAATTTCATCACCTTCTAAAAATCAAGAGGCTGTTACACTTGAAAAAGCACCTAAAGTAGCAGTGTATTCTCCAAAAGGAAAAATGCCTTGGGATGATGCTGTAACAATGGTTTTAACCTATGCTGAAATTCCTTTCGATGTTATTTATGATGAAGAGGTGCTAAATGATAAATTGTTATTATATGAATGGTTGCATTTACATCACGAAGATTTTACAGGGCAATACGGTCGTTTTTATGGAGCTTTTAGAACTGCTCCTTGGTATATTCAACAGAAAAAGGATGCAGAAGCATTGGCAACAAAATTAGGATATGCTAAAGTATCCGAAGAAAAAAGTGCTGTTGCTAAAAAAATTAGAGATTATGTAATTGGAGGAGGTTTTATGTTTGCTATGTGTTCGGCAACCGATAGTTTTGATATTGCTTTAGCATGTCAAGGAGTTGATATTTGTGAAGTAATGTTTGATGGAGATGCTTCTGAGCCTAATTATCAATCAAAAGTAGATTTTAATAAAACATTTGCTTTTAAAGATTTTGAATTAATTCGTAATCCTACCACATACGAATTTTCATCTATTGATATGACTCGTAAGCGTAAAATAAAAAAAGAATTAGATTATTTTACGTTAAAAGAATTTTCTGCAAAATGGGATCAAGTTCCTACTATGTTAACTCAAAATCATACACAATTAGTAAAAGCATTTATGGGACAAACAACTTCTTTTGATGCAAATACAGTAAAATCAACAGTAATGGTTTTAGGAGAAAATCCAACCAATGGAGAAGCTAAATATATCCACGGAACAAAAGGAAAAGGAATGTTTACCTTTTATGGAGGTCATGACCCTGAGGATTATCAACATAGAATAGGTGATCCAAAAACAGAATTAGATTTACATCCAACATCACCAGGGTATCGTTTAATTTTGAATAATGTATTATTTCCTGCTGCAAAAAAGAAAAAGAAAAAAACATAA
- the dnaB gene encoding replicative DNA helicase, producing the protein MERTQSFRGTKTNSARTVSLEKGKLPPQALELEEAVLGAMMIDKKGIDEVIDILTPESFYDKRHQEVYQAIYTLFQNSEPIDLLSVSNQLKKSGKLDVAGGDFFLIGLTQKVASSAHIEFHSRIILEKYIQRRLITISSEIIENSYNETIDVFDLLDEAEGKLFEVTQGNLKKGAEKADSLVQQSINRIQEISGKEGMSGLQTGFTKLDALTSGWQPSDLIIIAARPGMGKTAFVISMAKNMAIQFNNAVAIFSLEMSSVQLITRMISSETGLTSEKLRKGDLEPHEWEQLNVKVKKLSDAPIFIDDTPALSIFDLRAKARRLVSQHDVKIIVIDYLQLMTAGGSGGNREQEISTISRNLKALAKELSIPVIALSQLSRAVETRGGSKRPLLSDLRESGAIEQDADIVSFIFRPEYYGMTEWDDDDHTPREGQGEFIVAKHRNGGMDNIRLKFTGHLALFSDLEEGISSEFESSMNGGIAESFNNEVASNGFASPEDAFGPSDDDVPF; encoded by the coding sequence ATGGAACGAACTCAATCATTCAGAGGAACAAAAACTAATAGTGCTAGAACTGTTAGTCTTGAAAAAGGAAAATTACCACCACAAGCTTTAGAGCTAGAGGAGGCTGTTTTGGGTGCTATGATGATTGATAAAAAAGGAATTGATGAGGTAATCGATATTCTTACTCCTGAATCTTTTTATGATAAAAGACATCAAGAGGTATATCAAGCTATTTATACACTTTTTCAAAATTCTGAGCCGATTGATTTACTTTCAGTATCTAATCAATTAAAGAAAAGCGGAAAGCTAGATGTAGCTGGAGGTGATTTTTTCTTAATCGGTTTAACTCAAAAAGTAGCTTCTTCGGCACATATTGAGTTTCATTCACGAATTATTTTAGAAAAATATATTCAACGTAGATTAATTACTATTTCTTCAGAAATAATAGAAAACTCTTATAACGAAACTATTGATGTTTTTGATTTGTTAGACGAAGCTGAAGGGAAATTATTTGAAGTAACACAAGGGAATCTTAAAAAAGGAGCAGAAAAAGCCGACTCATTAGTACAGCAATCTATTAACAGAATACAAGAAATTTCTGGTAAAGAAGGAATGAGTGGTTTGCAAACAGGATTTACAAAATTAGATGCTTTAACATCTGGTTGGCAACCTTCCGATTTAATTATTATTGCAGCGCGTCCTGGTATGGGTAAAACGGCTTTTGTAATTTCGATGGCTAAAAATATGGCAATTCAGTTTAATAATGCCGTTGCTATTTTTTCATTAGAAATGTCATCAGTACAGTTAATTACTCGTATGATTTCTTCGGAAACAGGCTTAACATCTGAAAAATTACGTAAAGGAGATTTAGAGCCTCATGAATGGGAGCAGTTAAATGTAAAGGTTAAAAAACTTTCTGATGCACCTATTTTTATTGATGATACACCTGCACTTTCAATTTTTGATTTACGTGCAAAAGCACGACGTTTAGTATCGCAACACGATGTTAAAATAATTGTAATTGATTATTTACAATTAATGACAGCAGGAGGTTCTGGAGGAAATCGAGAACAAGAAATATCAACTATTTCACGAAATTTAAAGGCATTAGCAAAAGAATTAAGTATTCCTGTAATTGCTTTATCTCAGTTATCACGTGCCGTAGAAACTCGTGGAGGTTCAAAACGTCCTTTACTTTCTGATTTACGTGAATCTGGAGCAATTGAGCAAGATGCCGATATTGTTTCGTTTATTTTTAGACCAGAATATTACGGAATGACCGAATGGGATGATGATGATCATACGCCACGTGAAGGACAAGGAGAATTTATTGTAGCAAAACATCGTAACGGTGGAATGGATAATATTCGTTTAAAATTTACAGGACATTTAGCATTATTTTCTGATTTAGAAGAAGGAATTAGTAGTGAATTTGAATCTAGTATGAACGGTGGTATTGCTGAAAGTTTTAATAATGAAGTAGCCTCAAATGGATTTGCATCACCTGAAGATGCTTTTGGTCCTAGTGATGATGATGTTCCGTTTTAA